In Haliaeetus albicilla chromosome 12, bHalAlb1.1, whole genome shotgun sequence, a genomic segment contains:
- the CEP131 gene encoding centrosomal protein of 131 kDa isoform X3, producing MKSTRSSSSFQGASSGGVDLSLTGLPAPVSRRPSSASPAKHMARSVSVTADGKPKRNALEDAGSRAMNNLRRSNSTTQVNQRVNSTRSSEQMGDFLTFFESGSGGRKKLASLSKTSPEKKTTWNILDDQPRAFPGPSGSRGVEPPAGMRRKEATVLLAANFTANNRSNKGAMGNCVTTMVHNNYSTTEKGPAPKSSNQAPSSLNNVVKATSNEDGESSSFVKSQKNFSSNNIMTRNNNSSLPRRKEVTEEEAERFIQQVNLAAVTIQRWYRRHSQRHRAAAAALGRLLASKREERQQQMEEGNILDLHERKDEERRKIREEKARLARRAAIQELHQKRAQKASDAKRLAEEELARVKESRRVAKKKPAKPASTRNVSPASSVAKANNAEANFHSVAAEPEESGLADLGSVLLRDPGADDKLQDVSSRETGGEDVETVVTAISRTQSKVTLNELLDTLRLLEEEPELLPPPKLFKKDRYAWVDGQEASSNSLTADNLEKFGKLNHSPGVPEDGALLSEAKLQSIISFLDEMEKSEQERPRSAASATQREGLLLEEELAHLEQASAVATEVTGSIMRLKLEVEEKKRAISLLQTALAQQRELTIRHVKQTEKELSHQLRLQREQYEAAIQRHLAFIDQLIDDKKVLSEKCEAVVAELKQVDQKYGKKITQMQEQHELEIKKLKELMSATEKIRREKWIDEKTKKIKEITVKGLEPEIQKLIAKHRQDIRKLKMLHEAELLQSDERAAQRYGRQAEELRGLLEREKEEQSQRERERARQRCEQQLEQEEQALQQQRRRLYAEVAEEKERLSQQAARQRAEVEELRRQLEASSSAVTRALKEEYAKEKEEQERRHQAEVKVLKDRLEMEKQAWEAHYMKKEEAWLLSRERELREEVRKERDKEIELVIQRLEADMSSAKEECERAAENRIKRIRDKYEVELQELERSERKLQECCNELKGRLAELEGESIRLQGLLKHKEQEVEEIQKVRDQLAQERSSLAEVIRQEFADRLVGTEEENKQLKAEMAEMRARQRLELDRVVQEKDKELEEVHRRVKTAVMRKEESVSSLRKQYEAAMQRADRLEALLEQQRKQLLATK from the exons ATGAAGAGCACCCGCAGCAGCTCCTCCTTCCAGGGCGCCAGTTCTGGCGGTGTGGATCTGAGCCTGACGGGTCTCCCTGCGCCGGTCTCGCGGCGCCCCAGCAGCGCTTCTCCCGCCAAGCACATGGCACGCTCTGTCTCGGTCACCGCCGACGGCAAACCGAAGAGGAACGCTTTG GAAGATGCGGGATCCCGGGCAATGAACAACCTCCGGAGGTCCAACAGCACCACCCAGGTTAACCAGCGGGTGAACAGCACGCGCAG CTCAGAGCAGATGGGAGACTTCCTGACTTTCTTTGAGAGTGGttctgggggaagaaagaaactggCGAGTCTGAGCAAAACCTccccagaaaagaaaaccacGTGGAACATCTTG GACGATCAGCCGCGAGCATTCCCAGGCCCCTCTGGCTCTCGTGGCGTTGAGCCACCAGCAGGGATGAGGAGGAAAGAAGCCACTGTACTCCTGGCAGCCAACTTCACCGCCAACAACAG GAGCAACAAGGGCGCGATGGGCAACTGTGTCACCACCATGGTGCACAACAACTACTCCACCACTGAGAAGGGCCCCGCACCCAAAAGCTCCAACCAGGCACCCAGTTCCCTCAA CAATGTTGTCAAAGCGACCTCAAACGAGGACggtgaaagcagcagctttgtgaAGTCTCAGAAGAATTTCTCCAGCAACAACATCATGACCCGCAACAACAACAGCAGCCTGCCTCGGAGGAAGGAGGTGACCGAGGAAGAGGCGGAGAG GTTCATCCAGCAGGTGAACCTGGCCGCCGTGACCATCCAGCGCTGGTACCGACGCCATTCACAACggcacagggcagcagcagcagctctggggcgCTTGCTGGCTTCCAAAAGGGAG gaaaggcagcagcagatggaggAAGGGAATATCCTGGATTTGCATGAGAGGAAGGATGAGGAACGCCGGAAGATTCGAGAGGAGAAGGCACGCCTGGCCCGACGTGCTGCTATCCAG GAACTGCACCAGAAAAGGGCCCAAAAGGCTTCAGATGCAAAGCGCTTGGCAGAAGAAGAGCTTGCGCGGGTGAAGGAGAGCAGAAGGGTAGCAAAGAAGAAGCCTGCCAAACCTGCTTCTACAAGGAACGTCAGTCCAGCCAGCAGCGTCGCCAAAGCCAATAATGCTG AGGCCAATTTCCACTCAGTAGCTGCAGAGCCAGAAGAAAGTGGCCTCGCAGACCTTGGCTCCGTGCTCTTGCGGGACCCTGGGGCAGACGACAAGCTGCAG GATGTGAGCTCCAGAGAGACGGGTGGCGAGGATGTGGAGACAGTGGTGACTGCTATCAGCAGGACTCAGTCCAAGGTCACTCTCAATGAGCTGCTGGACACACTCAGGCTGTTGGAGGaagagccagagctgctgcccccacCAAAGCTCTTCAAGAAGGACAGATATGCCTGGGTAGATGGG CAGGAGGCCAGCTCCAATTCCCTGACTGCTGATAATTTGGAGAAGTTTGGGAAGCTGAATCACTCCCCGGGGGTCCCTGAGGATGGGGCTCTGCTCTCGGAGGCCAAGCTCCAAAGCATCATCAGTTTCCTGGATGAGATGGAGAAGTCGGAACAGGAGAGGCCCAGGTCGGCCGCCTCGGCCACGCAGCGGGAG GGTCTCCTCTTGGAAGAGGAGCTGGCTCACTTGGAGCAGGCATCGGCTGTTGCCACAGAGGTCACAGGCTCCATCATGAGGCTGAAGCTGGAAGTGGAGGAGAAGAAGCGAGCCATCAGCCTGCTACAGACGGCCCTG GCTCAGCAGAGGGAACTGACTATCCGGCACGTCAAACAGACTGAGAAGGAGCTCAGCCACCAGctcaggctgcagagggaacagTATGAGGCAGCTATCCAAAGGCATCTGGCCTTCATCGACCAG CTCATTGATGACAAGAAAGTGCTGAGTGAGAAGTGTGAGGCTGTGGTAGCTGAGCTGAAACAAGTGGACCAGAAGTACGGCAAGAAGATCACCCAGATGCAGGAGCAGCACGAGCTG GAGATTAAGAAACTGAAGGAACTGATGAGCGCAACTGAGAAAATCAGGCGGGAGAAGTGGATTGAtgagaaaaccaaaaagatCAAAGAAATCACGGTGAAAG GGCTGGAGCCGGAGATCCAGAAGCTCATCGCCAAACACAGGCAGGACATCAGGAAGCTGAAGATGCTGCACGAGGCCGAGCTGCTGCAGTCGGATGAGCGGGCTGCCCAGCGCTACGGCCggcaggcagaggagctgcGGGGTCTGCTGGAGCGGGAGAAGGAGGAGCAGAGCCAGCGGGAGAGGGAGCGGGCCCGGCAGCG gtgcgagcagcagctggagcaggaggagcaggcgctgcagcagcagcggcgcCGGCTCTACGCCGAGGTGGCCGAGGAGAAGGAGCGGCTCAGCCAGCAAGCGGCCAG GCAGAGAGCGGAGGTGGAGGAGCTGCGGCGGCAGCTGGAGGCGAGCAGCTCGGCCGTCACCAGGGCACTGAAGGAGGAGTACgcaaaagagaaggaggagcaggagaggcGGCATCAG gcagaagtgAAGGTGCTGAAGGACCGGCTGGAGATGGAGAAGCAGGCCTGGGAGGCACACTACATGAAGAAGGAG GAAGCCTGGCTGCTCTCCCGGGagcgggagctgcgggaggaggtgaggaaggagagagacaaAGAGATCGAGTTGGTGATTCAGCGCCTGGAGGCCGACATGTCCTCAGCCAAGGAGGAGTGTGAGAGGGCAGCAGAGAACAG GATTAAGAGGATCCGAGACAAGTACGAGGTAGAGCTCCAGGAGCTAGAGAGGTCTGAGCGGAAGCTGCAGGAGTGCTGCAATGAGCTGAAGGGGcggctggcagagctggaagggGAGAGCATTCGTCTGCAGGGCCTGCTGAAGCACAAGGagcaggaggtggaggagaTCCAGAAG GTGAGGGACCAGCTGGCCCAGGAGCGGAGCAGCCTGGCAGAAGTGATCCGGCAGGAGTTTGCTGACAGGCTGGtggggacagaggaggagaaCAAGCAGCTAAAGGCGGAGATGGCGGAGATGAGAGCCCGGCAACGCCTGGAGCTGGATAGGGTGGTGCAGGAGAAGGACAAAGAGCTGGAGGAGGTTCACAGGAG GGTGAAGACGGCGGTgatgaggaaggaggagagcgTGAGCAGCCTTCGGAAGCAGTACGAA GCGGCTATGCAGAGAGCCGACCGCCTGGAAGCCCTCCTGGAGCAACAGCGAAAGCAGCTGCTGGCCACCAAGTGA
- the CEP131 gene encoding centrosomal protein of 131 kDa isoform X6, producing the protein MKSTRSSSSFQGASSGGVDLSLTGLPAPVSRRPSSASPAKHMARSVSVTADGKPKRNALEDAGSRAMNNLRRSNSTTQVNQRVNSTRSSEQMGDFLTFFESGSGGRKKLASLSKTSPEKKTTWNILDDQPRAFPGPSGSRGVEPPAGMRRKEATVLLAANFTANNRSNKGAMGNCVTTMVHNNYSTTEKGPAPKSSNQAPSSLNNVVKATSNEDGESSSFVKSQKNFSSNNIMTRNNNSSLPRRKEVTEEEAERFIQQVNLAAVTIQRWYRRHSQRHRAAAAALGRLLASKREERQQQMEEGNILDLHERKDEERRKIREEKARLARRAAIQELHQKRAQKASDAKRLAEEELARVKESRRVAKKKPAKPASTRNVSPASSVAKANNAEANFHSVAAEPEESGLADLGSVLLRDPGADDKLQDVSSRETGGEDVETVVTAISRTQSKVTLNELLDTLRLLEEEPELLPPPKLFKKDRYAWVDGQEASSNSLTADNLEKFGKLNHSPGVPEDGALLSEAKLQSIISFLDEMEKSEQERPRSAASATQREGLLLEEELAHLEQASAVATEVTGSIMRLKLEVEEKKRAISLLQTALAQQRELTIRHVKQTEKELSHQLRLQREQYEAAIQRHLAFIDQLIDDKKVLSEKCEAVVAELKQVDQKYGKKITQMQEQHELVWRTLGPFCEEIKKLKELMSATEKIRREKWIDEKTKKIKEITVKGLEPEIQKLIAKHRQDIRKLKMLHEAELLQSDERAAQRYGRQAEELRGLLEREKEEQSQRERERARQRCEQQLEQEEQALQQQRRRLYAEVAEEKERLSQQAARQRAEVEELRRQLEASSSAVTRALKEEYAKEKEEQERRHQAEVKVLKDRLEMEKQAWEAHYMKKEEAWLLSRERELREEVRKERDKEIELVIQRLEADMSSAKEECERAAENRIKRIRDKYEVELQELERSERKLQECCNELKGRLAELEGESIRLQGLLKHKEQEVEEIQKVRDQLAQERSSLAEVIRQEFADRLVGTEEENKQLKAEMAEMRARQRLELDRVVQEKDKELEEVHRRFAAPEGPGNGFHPP; encoded by the exons ATGAAGAGCACCCGCAGCAGCTCCTCCTTCCAGGGCGCCAGTTCTGGCGGTGTGGATCTGAGCCTGACGGGTCTCCCTGCGCCGGTCTCGCGGCGCCCCAGCAGCGCTTCTCCCGCCAAGCACATGGCACGCTCTGTCTCGGTCACCGCCGACGGCAAACCGAAGAGGAACGCTTTG GAAGATGCGGGATCCCGGGCAATGAACAACCTCCGGAGGTCCAACAGCACCACCCAGGTTAACCAGCGGGTGAACAGCACGCGCAG CTCAGAGCAGATGGGAGACTTCCTGACTTTCTTTGAGAGTGGttctgggggaagaaagaaactggCGAGTCTGAGCAAAACCTccccagaaaagaaaaccacGTGGAACATCTTG GACGATCAGCCGCGAGCATTCCCAGGCCCCTCTGGCTCTCGTGGCGTTGAGCCACCAGCAGGGATGAGGAGGAAAGAAGCCACTGTACTCCTGGCAGCCAACTTCACCGCCAACAACAG GAGCAACAAGGGCGCGATGGGCAACTGTGTCACCACCATGGTGCACAACAACTACTCCACCACTGAGAAGGGCCCCGCACCCAAAAGCTCCAACCAGGCACCCAGTTCCCTCAA CAATGTTGTCAAAGCGACCTCAAACGAGGACggtgaaagcagcagctttgtgaAGTCTCAGAAGAATTTCTCCAGCAACAACATCATGACCCGCAACAACAACAGCAGCCTGCCTCGGAGGAAGGAGGTGACCGAGGAAGAGGCGGAGAG GTTCATCCAGCAGGTGAACCTGGCCGCCGTGACCATCCAGCGCTGGTACCGACGCCATTCACAACggcacagggcagcagcagcagctctggggcgCTTGCTGGCTTCCAAAAGGGAG gaaaggcagcagcagatggaggAAGGGAATATCCTGGATTTGCATGAGAGGAAGGATGAGGAACGCCGGAAGATTCGAGAGGAGAAGGCACGCCTGGCCCGACGTGCTGCTATCCAG GAACTGCACCAGAAAAGGGCCCAAAAGGCTTCAGATGCAAAGCGCTTGGCAGAAGAAGAGCTTGCGCGGGTGAAGGAGAGCAGAAGGGTAGCAAAGAAGAAGCCTGCCAAACCTGCTTCTACAAGGAACGTCAGTCCAGCCAGCAGCGTCGCCAAAGCCAATAATGCTG AGGCCAATTTCCACTCAGTAGCTGCAGAGCCAGAAGAAAGTGGCCTCGCAGACCTTGGCTCCGTGCTCTTGCGGGACCCTGGGGCAGACGACAAGCTGCAG GATGTGAGCTCCAGAGAGACGGGTGGCGAGGATGTGGAGACAGTGGTGACTGCTATCAGCAGGACTCAGTCCAAGGTCACTCTCAATGAGCTGCTGGACACACTCAGGCTGTTGGAGGaagagccagagctgctgcccccacCAAAGCTCTTCAAGAAGGACAGATATGCCTGGGTAGATGGG CAGGAGGCCAGCTCCAATTCCCTGACTGCTGATAATTTGGAGAAGTTTGGGAAGCTGAATCACTCCCCGGGGGTCCCTGAGGATGGGGCTCTGCTCTCGGAGGCCAAGCTCCAAAGCATCATCAGTTTCCTGGATGAGATGGAGAAGTCGGAACAGGAGAGGCCCAGGTCGGCCGCCTCGGCCACGCAGCGGGAG GGTCTCCTCTTGGAAGAGGAGCTGGCTCACTTGGAGCAGGCATCGGCTGTTGCCACAGAGGTCACAGGCTCCATCATGAGGCTGAAGCTGGAAGTGGAGGAGAAGAAGCGAGCCATCAGCCTGCTACAGACGGCCCTG GCTCAGCAGAGGGAACTGACTATCCGGCACGTCAAACAGACTGAGAAGGAGCTCAGCCACCAGctcaggctgcagagggaacagTATGAGGCAGCTATCCAAAGGCATCTGGCCTTCATCGACCAG CTCATTGATGACAAGAAAGTGCTGAGTGAGAAGTGTGAGGCTGTGGTAGCTGAGCTGAAACAAGTGGACCAGAAGTACGGCAAGAAGATCACCCAGATGCAGGAGCAGCACGAGCTG gTCTGGCGCACTTTGGGCCCCTTTTGCGAG GAGATTAAGAAACTGAAGGAACTGATGAGCGCAACTGAGAAAATCAGGCGGGAGAAGTGGATTGAtgagaaaaccaaaaagatCAAAGAAATCACGGTGAAAG GGCTGGAGCCGGAGATCCAGAAGCTCATCGCCAAACACAGGCAGGACATCAGGAAGCTGAAGATGCTGCACGAGGCCGAGCTGCTGCAGTCGGATGAGCGGGCTGCCCAGCGCTACGGCCggcaggcagaggagctgcGGGGTCTGCTGGAGCGGGAGAAGGAGGAGCAGAGCCAGCGGGAGAGGGAGCGGGCCCGGCAGCG gtgcgagcagcagctggagcaggaggagcaggcgctgcagcagcagcggcgcCGGCTCTACGCCGAGGTGGCCGAGGAGAAGGAGCGGCTCAGCCAGCAAGCGGCCAG GCAGAGAGCGGAGGTGGAGGAGCTGCGGCGGCAGCTGGAGGCGAGCAGCTCGGCCGTCACCAGGGCACTGAAGGAGGAGTACgcaaaagagaaggaggagcaggagaggcGGCATCAG gcagaagtgAAGGTGCTGAAGGACCGGCTGGAGATGGAGAAGCAGGCCTGGGAGGCACACTACATGAAGAAGGAG GAAGCCTGGCTGCTCTCCCGGGagcgggagctgcgggaggaggtgaggaaggagagagacaaAGAGATCGAGTTGGTGATTCAGCGCCTGGAGGCCGACATGTCCTCAGCCAAGGAGGAGTGTGAGAGGGCAGCAGAGAACAG GATTAAGAGGATCCGAGACAAGTACGAGGTAGAGCTCCAGGAGCTAGAGAGGTCTGAGCGGAAGCTGCAGGAGTGCTGCAATGAGCTGAAGGGGcggctggcagagctggaagggGAGAGCATTCGTCTGCAGGGCCTGCTGAAGCACAAGGagcaggaggtggaggagaTCCAGAAG GTGAGGGACCAGCTGGCCCAGGAGCGGAGCAGCCTGGCAGAAGTGATCCGGCAGGAGTTTGCTGACAGGCTGGtggggacagaggaggagaaCAAGCAGCTAAAGGCGGAGATGGCGGAGATGAGAGCCCGGCAACGCCTGGAGCTGGATAGGGTGGTGCAGGAGAAGGACAAAGAGCTGGAGGAGGTTCACAGGAG ATTTGCCGCTCCAGAGGGGCCAGGCAATGGATTCCACCCGCCCTGA
- the CEP131 gene encoding centrosomal protein of 131 kDa isoform X5, whose protein sequence is MKSTRSSSSFQGASSGGVDLSLTGLPAPVSRRPSSASPAKHMARSVSVTADGKPKRNALEDAGSRAMNNLRRSNSTTQVNQRVNSTRSSEQMGDFLTFFESGSGGRKKLASLSKTSPEKKTTWNILDDQPRAFPGPSGSRGVEPPAGMRRKEATVLLAANFTANNRSNKGAMGNCVTTMVHNNYSTTEKGPAPKSSNQAPSSLNNVVKATSNEDGESSSFVKSQKNFSSNNIMTRNNNSSLPRRKEVTEEEAERFIQQVNLAAVTIQRWYRRHSQRHRAAAAALGRLLASKREERQQQMEEGNILDLHERKDEERRKIREEKARLARRAAIQELHQKRAQKASDAKRLAEEELARVKESRRVAKKKPAKPASTRNVSPASSVAKANNAEANFHSVAAEPEESGLADLGSVLLRDPGADDKLQDVSSRETGGEDVETVVTAISRTQSKVTLNELLDTLRLLEEEPELLPPPKLFKKDRYAWVDGQEASSNSLTADNLEKFGKLNHSPGVPEDGALLSEAKLQSIISFLDEMEKSEQERPRSAASATQREGLLLEEELAHLEQASAVATEVTGSIMRLKLEVEEKKRAISLLQTALAQQRELTIRHVKQTEKELSHQLRLQREQYEAAIQRHLAFIDQLIDDKKVLSEKCEAVVAELKQVDQKYGKKITQMQEQHELVWRTLGPFCEEIKKLKELMSATEKIRREKWIDEKTKKIKEITVKGLEPEIQKLIAKHRQDIRKLKMLHEAELLQSDERAAQRYGRQAEELRGLLEREKEEQSQRERERARQRCEQQLEQEEQALQQQRRRLYAEVAEEKERLSQQAARQRAEVEELRRQLEASSSAVTRALKEEYAKEKEEQERRHQAEVKVLKDRLEMEKQAWEAHYMKKEEAWLLSRERELREEVRKERDKEIELVIQRLEADMSSAKEECERAAENRIKRIRDKYEVELQELERSERKLQECCNELKGRLAELEGESIRLQGLLKHKEQEVEEIQKVRDQLAQERSSLAEVIRQEFADRLVGTEEENKQLKAEMAEMRARQRLELDRVVQEKDKELEEVHRRAAPLHAWRQAAGAV, encoded by the exons ATGAAGAGCACCCGCAGCAGCTCCTCCTTCCAGGGCGCCAGTTCTGGCGGTGTGGATCTGAGCCTGACGGGTCTCCCTGCGCCGGTCTCGCGGCGCCCCAGCAGCGCTTCTCCCGCCAAGCACATGGCACGCTCTGTCTCGGTCACCGCCGACGGCAAACCGAAGAGGAACGCTTTG GAAGATGCGGGATCCCGGGCAATGAACAACCTCCGGAGGTCCAACAGCACCACCCAGGTTAACCAGCGGGTGAACAGCACGCGCAG CTCAGAGCAGATGGGAGACTTCCTGACTTTCTTTGAGAGTGGttctgggggaagaaagaaactggCGAGTCTGAGCAAAACCTccccagaaaagaaaaccacGTGGAACATCTTG GACGATCAGCCGCGAGCATTCCCAGGCCCCTCTGGCTCTCGTGGCGTTGAGCCACCAGCAGGGATGAGGAGGAAAGAAGCCACTGTACTCCTGGCAGCCAACTTCACCGCCAACAACAG GAGCAACAAGGGCGCGATGGGCAACTGTGTCACCACCATGGTGCACAACAACTACTCCACCACTGAGAAGGGCCCCGCACCCAAAAGCTCCAACCAGGCACCCAGTTCCCTCAA CAATGTTGTCAAAGCGACCTCAAACGAGGACggtgaaagcagcagctttgtgaAGTCTCAGAAGAATTTCTCCAGCAACAACATCATGACCCGCAACAACAACAGCAGCCTGCCTCGGAGGAAGGAGGTGACCGAGGAAGAGGCGGAGAG GTTCATCCAGCAGGTGAACCTGGCCGCCGTGACCATCCAGCGCTGGTACCGACGCCATTCACAACggcacagggcagcagcagcagctctggggcgCTTGCTGGCTTCCAAAAGGGAG gaaaggcagcagcagatggaggAAGGGAATATCCTGGATTTGCATGAGAGGAAGGATGAGGAACGCCGGAAGATTCGAGAGGAGAAGGCACGCCTGGCCCGACGTGCTGCTATCCAG GAACTGCACCAGAAAAGGGCCCAAAAGGCTTCAGATGCAAAGCGCTTGGCAGAAGAAGAGCTTGCGCGGGTGAAGGAGAGCAGAAGGGTAGCAAAGAAGAAGCCTGCCAAACCTGCTTCTACAAGGAACGTCAGTCCAGCCAGCAGCGTCGCCAAAGCCAATAATGCTG AGGCCAATTTCCACTCAGTAGCTGCAGAGCCAGAAGAAAGTGGCCTCGCAGACCTTGGCTCCGTGCTCTTGCGGGACCCTGGGGCAGACGACAAGCTGCAG GATGTGAGCTCCAGAGAGACGGGTGGCGAGGATGTGGAGACAGTGGTGACTGCTATCAGCAGGACTCAGTCCAAGGTCACTCTCAATGAGCTGCTGGACACACTCAGGCTGTTGGAGGaagagccagagctgctgcccccacCAAAGCTCTTCAAGAAGGACAGATATGCCTGGGTAGATGGG CAGGAGGCCAGCTCCAATTCCCTGACTGCTGATAATTTGGAGAAGTTTGGGAAGCTGAATCACTCCCCGGGGGTCCCTGAGGATGGGGCTCTGCTCTCGGAGGCCAAGCTCCAAAGCATCATCAGTTTCCTGGATGAGATGGAGAAGTCGGAACAGGAGAGGCCCAGGTCGGCCGCCTCGGCCACGCAGCGGGAG GGTCTCCTCTTGGAAGAGGAGCTGGCTCACTTGGAGCAGGCATCGGCTGTTGCCACAGAGGTCACAGGCTCCATCATGAGGCTGAAGCTGGAAGTGGAGGAGAAGAAGCGAGCCATCAGCCTGCTACAGACGGCCCTG GCTCAGCAGAGGGAACTGACTATCCGGCACGTCAAACAGACTGAGAAGGAGCTCAGCCACCAGctcaggctgcagagggaacagTATGAGGCAGCTATCCAAAGGCATCTGGCCTTCATCGACCAG CTCATTGATGACAAGAAAGTGCTGAGTGAGAAGTGTGAGGCTGTGGTAGCTGAGCTGAAACAAGTGGACCAGAAGTACGGCAAGAAGATCACCCAGATGCAGGAGCAGCACGAGCTG gTCTGGCGCACTTTGGGCCCCTTTTGCGAG GAGATTAAGAAACTGAAGGAACTGATGAGCGCAACTGAGAAAATCAGGCGGGAGAAGTGGATTGAtgagaaaaccaaaaagatCAAAGAAATCACGGTGAAAG GGCTGGAGCCGGAGATCCAGAAGCTCATCGCCAAACACAGGCAGGACATCAGGAAGCTGAAGATGCTGCACGAGGCCGAGCTGCTGCAGTCGGATGAGCGGGCTGCCCAGCGCTACGGCCggcaggcagaggagctgcGGGGTCTGCTGGAGCGGGAGAAGGAGGAGCAGAGCCAGCGGGAGAGGGAGCGGGCCCGGCAGCG gtgcgagcagcagctggagcaggaggagcaggcgctgcagcagcagcggcgcCGGCTCTACGCCGAGGTGGCCGAGGAGAAGGAGCGGCTCAGCCAGCAAGCGGCCAG GCAGAGAGCGGAGGTGGAGGAGCTGCGGCGGCAGCTGGAGGCGAGCAGCTCGGCCGTCACCAGGGCACTGAAGGAGGAGTACgcaaaagagaaggaggagcaggagaggcGGCATCAG gcagaagtgAAGGTGCTGAAGGACCGGCTGGAGATGGAGAAGCAGGCCTGGGAGGCACACTACATGAAGAAGGAG GAAGCCTGGCTGCTCTCCCGGGagcgggagctgcgggaggaggtgaggaaggagagagacaaAGAGATCGAGTTGGTGATTCAGCGCCTGGAGGCCGACATGTCCTCAGCCAAGGAGGAGTGTGAGAGGGCAGCAGAGAACAG GATTAAGAGGATCCGAGACAAGTACGAGGTAGAGCTCCAGGAGCTAGAGAGGTCTGAGCGGAAGCTGCAGGAGTGCTGCAATGAGCTGAAGGGGcggctggcagagctggaagggGAGAGCATTCGTCTGCAGGGCCTGCTGAAGCACAAGGagcaggaggtggaggagaTCCAGAAG GTGAGGGACCAGCTGGCCCAGGAGCGGAGCAGCCTGGCAGAAGTGATCCGGCAGGAGTTTGCTGACAGGCTGGtggggacagaggaggagaaCAAGCAGCTAAAGGCGGAGATGGCGGAGATGAGAGCCCGGCAACGCCTGGAGCTGGATAGGGTGGTGCAGGAGAAGGACAAAGAGCTGGAGGAGGTTCACAGGAG ggctgctcccttGCATGCCTggaggcaggcagctggagcagtgtgA